One segment of uncultured Tolumonas sp. DNA contains the following:
- a CDS encoding glycosyltransferase — MIKVSVIIKALNEEAHIARAIESALRAVAEVGGEVILADSLSTDRTVEIARGYPVGIAQLLHPQDRCCGVGAQLGFQYAKGEFVYILDGDMELQPAFLAQALAMMAQDPTLAGIGGRVRECNLQSLEYQARQERAPVNLQAGFVDRLDMGGLYRRSALEQVGFFTNQNLHAYEEFDLAVRLRALNYQLYRLDQHAVDHHGHTLPAYLLLRKRWHNRYLCGLGEVLRGAVGQPHLRLVLTDLHEFWLYLSVMGWWLALLGLVCAGWLFAALALLALPVVGMVAKKNSLLQGCYSVVSWNLYAAATLRGFLATPKPPASPVAAQLLLVPPVSRPAE, encoded by the coding sequence ATGATCAAGGTCAGTGTCATCATCAAGGCCCTCAACGAAGAGGCGCACATCGCCCGAGCCATCGAGAGCGCGTTGCGCGCCGTGGCCGAGGTGGGCGGCGAGGTCATACTGGCCGACTCCCTGTCGACCGACCGTACGGTGGAGATAGCGCGCGGTTACCCTGTAGGCATCGCCCAGCTGTTGCATCCGCAGGATCGCTGCTGCGGCGTCGGGGCCCAGCTGGGTTTCCAATATGCCAAGGGGGAGTTCGTCTACATTCTAGACGGTGACATGGAACTGCAGCCCGCCTTTTTGGCGCAGGCGCTGGCCATGATGGCTCAGGATCCGACGTTGGCGGGGATCGGTGGCCGGGTGCGTGAATGCAACCTGCAGAGTCTGGAGTATCAGGCGCGGCAGGAGCGGGCACCGGTCAACCTGCAGGCTGGATTTGTCGATCGTCTGGATATGGGCGGGCTCTACCGGCGCAGTGCACTGGAACAGGTTGGCTTCTTTACTAACCAGAACCTGCATGCCTACGAGGAGTTTGATCTGGCCGTGCGTCTGCGGGCATTAAACTACCAGCTCTATCGGCTGGATCAGCATGCGGTGGACCACCATGGCCACACGCTGCCGGCCTACTTGCTGTTGCGCAAGCGCTGGCATAACCGTTATTTGTGTGGGCTGGGTGAGGTACTGCGTGGGGCTGTGGGTCAACCGCACCTGAGGTTGGTGCTCACCGACCTGCATGAGTTTTGGCTCTATCTGAGTGTCATGGGGTGGTGGCTGGCGCTGCTCGGACTGGTGTGTGCCGGCTGGCTATTTGCTGCATTGGCGCTATTGGCGTTGCCGGTGGTTGGCATGGTCGCCAAAAAGAACTCCTTGCTGCAAGGCTGCTACTCGGTGGTGTCTTGGAATCTGTATGCCGCCGCAACATTACGCGGCTTTCTGGCGACACCTAAGCCGCCTGCGTCACCGGTGGCAGCACAACTACTACTGGTTCCGCCGGTCTCTAGGCCTGCCGAATAA
- a CDS encoding polysaccharide pyruvyl transferase family protein, whose product MVNIYLAGQNNFGNRGCEALVRSVSSLIGTALPAATIYCPTYAKELDAAMWPSHSESGINFVPAPPFPSKLKWWSRGCRLLPFVEKMGRPDFNLDPVSSSLMDKTDVLIMTGGDVISLDYGVPSLYEWAGFVEQVKRRGKKTMFWGGSIGPFHKKPHVEREMVNHLRGYDAITVRESETAAYLNKIGVNNFIQVTDPAFVLKPEAVNLDEFLPEAVNGVIGINVSPLIRGFRDSEASQTALDNDVAVFAKELVEKHGYGVILLPHVGPLDGGAKNSDYHYMKGLMDRYGLNDPRIRILPPNFNAAQLKYVISKLRFLIAARTHATIGAFSTMVPTISIAYSVKAKGINKDLFGDTRLVLDTPKVSLQTLRDSLALLEREEDDIRHHLESVMPEWKRRAALSAQVLADMLQG is encoded by the coding sequence ATGGTGAATATTTATTTGGCTGGCCAAAATAATTTTGGCAACCGTGGCTGCGAAGCCTTGGTTCGTTCAGTCTCATCGCTGATTGGCACTGCATTACCAGCGGCCACAATTTATTGTCCAACGTATGCCAAGGAACTTGATGCTGCGATGTGGCCATCACATTCGGAGTCGGGGATTAATTTTGTTCCGGCTCCGCCGTTTCCCAGCAAACTCAAGTGGTGGTCCCGCGGGTGCCGTTTATTACCTTTTGTAGAAAAAATGGGCCGTCCCGATTTTAATCTTGATCCTGTTTCATCATCCTTGATGGATAAAACAGACGTGCTGATTATGACGGGGGGCGATGTCATTTCTCTGGATTATGGCGTGCCCTCACTTTATGAGTGGGCCGGTTTTGTCGAACAAGTCAAGCGCCGTGGCAAAAAAACCATGTTTTGGGGTGGTTCAATCGGGCCATTTCATAAGAAACCCCACGTTGAACGGGAAATGGTCAATCACCTTCGCGGTTATGATGCTATTACCGTCCGCGAGTCCGAAACCGCTGCTTACTTGAATAAAATTGGCGTGAATAATTTTATTCAAGTAACCGACCCGGCTTTTGTTTTAAAACCTGAAGCCGTCAATCTGGATGAATTTTTGCCGGAAGCCGTGAATGGCGTGATTGGTATTAATGTCAGTCCTCTGATCCGTGGTTTCCGGGATAGTGAAGCCTCACAAACTGCGCTGGATAATGACGTTGCCGTGTTTGCCAAAGAACTGGTGGAAAAACACGGTTATGGTGTGATTTTGTTGCCGCATGTCGGGCCGTTGGATGGTGGCGCCAAGAATAGCGACTACCACTATATGAAGGGATTAATGGATCGCTATGGTTTGAATGACCCGCGAATTCGTATTCTGCCGCCAAATTTCAATGCTGCTCAGTTGAAATATGTCATCTCGAAATTGCGTTTCCTGATCGCCGCACGTACCCACGCGACGATCGGGGCATTCTCCACTATGGTGCCGACTATCTCGATCGCTTACAGCGTCAAGGCCAAGGGCATCAACAAGGATCTGTTCGGTGATACCCGTCTGGTGCTGGATACCCCCAAGGTGTCGTTGCAGACGCTGCGCGACAGCCTGGCATTGCTCGAGCGAGAAGAAGATGACATCCGTCATCATCTGGAAAGCGTGATGCCGGAGTGGAAGCGTCGTGCTGCGCTCTCGGCCCAGGTGCTTGCCGACATGCTGCAGGGCTAA